From one Heptranchias perlo isolate sHepPer1 chromosome X, sHepPer1.hap1, whole genome shotgun sequence genomic stretch:
- the LOC137307065 gene encoding beta-1,3-galactosyltransferase 5-like, with product MTPRKVRYLLFLLCSLSALLILVYSLIIGVYLSQRFIRKDAQFTSGQRNGFLAIPDSRCHTDPPFLCILVTTRHEQLEERAAIRETWGKDRRIGERRICTYFLLGYDGAHQSDIERENQLNKDIIQSNFTDTYYNLTLKVLMGMEWIHRFCSSAVFVMKTDSDMFVNTNYLTQLLSAKDMHNFFSGVVFSNWGPIRDKNSKFYVSEEEYPDPKYPPFCSGTGYVFSGDLAGAIWNISRDVPFLKLEDVFVGLCLAKLQVSPVSMTSREVFSTGKVQFSVCRFRSIVTSHWVRPFENRLYWKELEESTGEGCS from the coding sequence ATGACTCCCAGGAAGGTAAGatacctcctgttcctgctctgcTCTCTATCTGCTCTACTCATTCTGGTTTACAGTTTGATAATTGGAGTATATCTTTCCCAACGTTTCATTCGGAAGGATGCACAATTCACCTCAGGCCAACGCAATGGTTTCCTGGCGATTCCTGACTCCCGGTGCCACACCGACCCTCCATTTTTGTGCATACTGGTGACCACGAGACATGAGCAGCTGGAGGAACGGGCTGCCATCCGGGAGACCTGGGGCAAAGACAGACGGATTGGGGAGAGACGGATTTGCACATATTTCCTCCTGGGTTACGATGGAGCCCACCAGTCAGATATCGAGAGAGAAAATCAACTCAACAAGGATATAATTCAGAGCAATTTCACCGACACCTATTACAACCTGACGCTCAAAGTGTTAATGGGGATGGAATGGATTCATCGATTCTGCTCTTCAGCGGTTTTCGTCATGAAGACAGACTCAGATATGTTTGTGAACACCAATTACCTGACCCAGCTCCTGTCGGCGAAGGATATGCACAATTTCTTCAGTGGAGTTGTCTTCTCTAATTGGGGCCCAATAAGGGATAAAAATAGCAAATTTTACGTTAGTGAGGAGGAATATCCTGATCCAAAGTATCCGCCATTTTGCTCTGGGACCGGTTATGTCTTTTCTGGTGACTTGGCGGGAGCGATCTGGAACATTTCGAGGGATGTTCCATTCCTCAAACTGGAAGATGTCTTCgttgggttgtgtctggccaAACTTCAAGTCTCCCCGGTCAGCATGACTTCCAGGGAAGTCTTCTCCACTGGCAAGGTTCAATTTTCAGTGTGCAGATTTCGGAGCATAGTGACCTCACACTGGGTTAGACCTTTTGAGAACCGTCTCTATTGGAAGGAACTGGAAGAGTCAACAGGTGAAGGATGTTCTTAG